A genomic region of Venturia canescens isolate UGA chromosome 7, ASM1945775v1, whole genome shotgun sequence contains the following coding sequences:
- the LOC122413256 gene encoding eukaryotic translation initiation factor 3 subunit B-like encodes MLWGSDADPQPLFPLSVLSHGCRSARTCFLIMAKKTLLDESNQNEDSVRNDDDSMDDDEEPNFSDPEGYVDDVSDGELLADLLPDKPSEADGVESVIVIDGAPVVEPERLERLQTVINKVFGKFGTIVNMHYPKQENGMTKGYIFLEYSNPMSALAAVKSTNNYKIDKMHTFKVNLFTDFKKFENISEDWEPPEPQAYSAVGDLHNYLLDADAYDQFSVLLGNGGNVCVQVWQNSAPEPTMIQEGEGWSETYVRWSPLGTYLTTFHSQGVALWGGPKFKRICRFSQRNVECVDFSPCERYIVTYTPRSDGGPDAKRLVIWDILTGLEKRSFTPLCSSSWPIFRWSHDDKYLACMDEDVLSVYETPSFGLLDKKSIKIPGIRDFSWSPTDNILAYWVPEDKDVPARVTLLEIPSRTEVRNKNLFNVADCRIFWQKSGDYLCVKVDRFAKRKEKTEQKYTSFTGLVFQGMSYNFEIFHMREKQIPVDSVEMKEPIHAFAWEPVGSKFAIIHGEIPSVNVSFYEVRCGHQPALLKKLEKKACNHLFWSPLGQFIVLAGLTSMAGALEFIDTNDFTVMNSTDHYQTSDVEWDPTGRYVVTAVSSWKTSVDNGYWLWTFQGRILKRVNLTAFNQLLWRPRPPTLLTAERIKSIKKNLKKYSAQFESKDRMRLTRASKELIEKRCALMKAFNEYREKRIEEWNTQKKRRLELRCHIDTDALDSDTKNVEEEVVEFFVKEESFIIEGK; translated from the exons ATGCTATGGGGGAGTGACGCAGATCCACAGCCGCTTTTTCCCCTCTCAGTCCTGTCACACGGATGCCGTAGCGCACGGACCTGCTTTTTAATCATGGCGAAAAAAACACTGCTTGATGAAAGcaatcaaaatgaagattcAGTGAGAAATGACGATGACTCAATGGACGATGATGAAGAACCAAATTTTAGTGATCCTGAGGGTTACGTCGACGATGTTTCCGACGGTG AACTTTTGGCTGACCTGTTGCCGGACAAGCCATCTGAGGCCGATGGAGTTGAATCTGTAATCGTGATTGATGGAGCACCTGTTGTTGAGCCTGAGCGTCTTGAGAGACTCCAAACTGTCATCAACAaggtttttggaaaatttggcACAATTGTCAACATGCACTATCCAAAACAAGAAAATGGAATGACCAaggg ATACATTTTCTTGGAATATTCCAATCCTATGAGTGCTCTTGCTGCTGTAAAGTCGACAAATAACTACAAAATCGACAAGATGCACACATTCAAGGTCAATCTTTTCACGGACTTCAAGAAGTTTGAGAATATATCTGAGGATTGGGAACCACCAGAACCACAGGCTTACTCTGCGGTTGGAGATCTTCACAATTATCTGCTCGATGCTGATGCGTATGATCAGTTTTCTGTTCTTCTTGGCAATGGAGGAAATGTTTGTGTACAAGTTTGGCAAAATTCTGCCCCTGAGCCCACCATGATCCAAGAAGGGGAG GGTTGGAGTGAGACGTACGTCAGATGGTCGCCATTGGGTACTTATTTGACCACATTTCACAGTCAAGGTGTCGCACTTTGGGGTGGACCGAAATTTAAACGAATCTGCCGTTTCAGCCAAAGAAATGTTGAGTGCGTCGACTTTTCACCTTGCGAACGGTATATCGTAACTTACACACCACGATCGGACGGTGGTCCGGACGCCAAGCGTCTCGTAATATGGGACATTCTCACTGGTCTTGAAAAACGCTCCTTCACCCCTCTTTGTTCTTCGAGTTGGCCAATTTTCCGTTGGTCTCACGATGACAAATATTTGGCCTGTATGGATGAAGATGTTTTAAGTGTTTACGAAACACCT tcattcGGTTTGTTAGACAAGAAGAGTATTAAGATCCCAGGAATTAGGGACTTCAGCTGGTCGCCAACCGACAATATTCTAGCCTACTGGGTCCCTGAAGACAAGGATGTTCCTGCTCGAGTAACTCTCCTCGAAATTCCCAG CCGCACTGAGGTCCGTaacaaaaatctattcaaCGTAGCTGATTGCCGAATATTCTGGCAAAAATCTGGCGATTATCTTTGCGTTAAGGTCGATCGTTTTgccaagaggaaagaaaaaactgaaCAGAAGTACAcg TCCTTCACTGGATTGGTATTCCAAGGTATGTCCTACAACTTCGAGATCTTCCATAtgcgagaaaaacaaattcccgTAGACAGTGTTGAAATGAAAGAACCTATTCACGCGTTCGCGTGGGAGCCCGTAGgtagcaaatttgcgattaTTCACGGAGAAATCCCGAGCGTAAATGTCAGTTTTTATGAAGTACGTTGTGGCCATCAACCAGCTCTTCTCA aaaaattggagaaaaaagcttGCAATCACCTGTTCTGGTCGCCCTTGGGACAATTCATCGTTTTAGCTGGTCTTACATCGATGGCCGGTGCTCTAGAGTTCATTGACACGAACGATTTCACGGTTATGAATTCGACCGATCATTATCAAACGTCTGACGTTGAGTGGGATCCGACTGGACG ATATGTGGTAACAGCTGTTTCGAGTTGGAAAACAAGTGTCGACAATGGCTACTGGTTATGGACTTTCCAAGGTCGCATCTTGAAGCGAGTGAATTTAACAGCGTTCAATCAACTCTTGTGGCGTCCAAGACCACCGACTCTTTTGACTGCCGAACGAATCAAGAGCATAAAGAAAAATCTGAAGAAATATTCAGCACAATTTGAGAGCAAAGATCGTATGAGGCTGACGCGAGCTTCGAag GAACTCATTGAAAAACGTTGTGCTCTGATGAAAGCGTTCAATGAATATCGCGAAAAGCGCATCGAAGAATGGAACACTCAGAAGAAACGCCGATTGGAATTGCGTTGCC ATATCGACACCGATGCGTTGGATTCCGATACGAAGAACGTTGAGGAAGAGGTAGtggaatttttcgtcaaagaaGAGTCATTCATCATTGAGGGGAAATAG